One Vitis vinifera cultivar Pinot Noir 40024 chromosome 8, ASM3070453v1 genomic window carries:
- the LOC100245188 gene encoding gamma-tubulin complex component 3 — MEEEHRVTDLIKELVLRLLSQNPQNPSSSIDTQKSLRYAIRILSSLMTPSIAPDSAAIAESIKRQLATQGKSSQALAFADLYTKFASKNGPGSIENKWAVLYLLKVISEDRKNQKSRSDSRVSSGFSASVGLPALFDAESGGYSGVSRNRETLEKGWNNGVLLVSKDPENIREIAVREFANLVKEENEVSEEVLVRDVLYACQGIDGKYVKFDKSVDGYLLRDSIKVPRATRITVQKLCELGWLFRKVKGYISESMDRFPAEDVGTVGQAFCAALQDELSHYYKLLAVLEAQSMNPIPLVSETANSGTYLSLRRLSVWFAEPMVKMRLMAVLVDKCRVLRGGAMAGAIHLHAQHGDPLVHEFMRQLLCRVCSPLFEMVRSWVLEGELEDIFAEFFVLGQPVKAESLWREGYRLHAGMLPSFISQSLAQRILRTGKSINFLRVCCEDRGWADAATEAAAAAGTTTRRGGLGYGETDALESLVIEAAKRIDKHLLDVMYKQYKFKEHCLAIKRYLLLGQGDFVQYLMDIVGPELSEPANTISSFKLAGLLESAIRSSNAQYDDRDILDRLRVKMMPHGTGDRGWDVFSLEYDARVPLNTVFTESVMARYLRIFNFLWKLRRVEHALIGAWKTMKPNCITSNSFIKLQSAVKLQLLSTLRRCQVLWDEMNHFVSNLQYYIMFEVLEVSWSNFSNEMEAAKDLDDLLAAHDKYLNSIVEKSLLGERSQNLYKTLFVLFDLILRFRSHVDRLYEGIHELQSRTMESLSPSRDKTRSRRLLNDKTAEPGAWISDGRKALTQRAGEFLRNMGQDLDAIAKEYSSLLEGFISQLPVQQHIDLKFLLFRLDFTEFYCQLHPNM, encoded by the exons ATGGAAGAAGAGCACAGGGTTACAGATCTAATCAAAGAACTGGTTCTTCGGTTACTCTCCCAAAACCCTCAAAACCCTAGTTCTTCAATCGACACTCAGAAGTCTCTTCGCTATGCAATTCGCATACTCTCCAGTCTGATGACTCCCTCAATCGCCCCCGACTCTGCCGCCATTGCTGAGTCCATCAAGCGGCAGCTAGCCACCCAAGGTAAGTCCTCGCAAGCCCTAGCTTTTGCGGATCTTTACACCAAATTCGCTTCAAAAAATGGACCTGGAAGCATAGAGAACAAGTGGGCTGTGCTTTATTTGCTCAAAGTCATTTCTGAAGATCGGAAAAACCAGAAGAGTAGATCGGATTCGAGGGTTTCTTCTGGATTCTCTGCGTCTGTTGGTTTGCCGGCATTGTTTGATGCCGAATCGGGAGGCTACTCGGGGGTTTCCAGGAACCGGGAAACCCTAGAAAAGGGTTGGAATAATGGGGTTTTGTTGGTTTCTAAGGACCCCGAAAATATCAGGGAAATTGCGGTTAGGGAGTTCGCGAATTTAGTGAAAGAAGAGAACGAGGTGTCAGAGGAGGTTCTGGTTAGGGATGTGTTGTATGCTTGTCAGGGAATTGATGGGAAGTATGTGAAATTTGATAAGAGCGTTGATGGGTATTTGTTAAGGGATTCAATTAAGGTTCCCAGAGCAACCCGGATTACTGTTCAGAAGCTTTGTGAATTGGGGTGGTTGTTTAGGAAAGTTAAGGGGTATATATCTGAAAGTATGGATCGGTTTCCAGCTGAAGATGTGGGGACTGTAGGCCAAGCTTTTTGTGCTGCATTGCAAGACGAACTTTCACATTATTATAAGCTGTTGGCAGTGCTTGAAGCACAATCAATGAACCCCATTCCTTTGGTGTCAGAGACGGCAAATTCAGGGACTTATCTTTCATTGAGAAGATTGTCAGTTTGGTTTGCAGAGCCAATGGTGAAGATGAGGTTAATGGCTGTTTTGGTAGATAAGTGCAGAGTTTTGAGGGGAGGGGCGATGGCTGGGGCTATTCATCTGCATGCCCAACATGGTGATCCACTCGTGCATGAGTTCATGAGGCAGTTACTCTGCCGAGTATGTTCTCCTCTTTTTGAAATGGTGAGGAGTTGGGTTTTGGAAGGGGAGTTGGAGGACATTTTTGCGGAATTCTTTGTTTTGGGTCAGCCTGTAAAAGCTGAATCACTTTGGAGGGAAGGTTACCGGCTACATGCTGGGATGCTTCCTTCTTTCATTTCTCAATCTCTTGCTCAGCGCATTTTAAGAACTGGGAAGTCCATAAATTTTCTCCGTGTCTGTTGTGAGGATCGTGGATGGGCTGATGCTGCAACAGAAGCTGCAGCAGCAGCTGGAACCACAACCAGAAGGGGGGGTCTTGGATATGGTGAAACTGATGCTCTCGAGTCTCTGGTCATTGAAGCGGCAAAGAGAATAGATAAGCATTTGTTGGATGTCATGTATAAGCAGTACAAGTTCAAAGAACATTGTCTTGCAATCAAGCGGTATCTACTTCTTGGACAAGGTGATTTTGTTCAGTATCTGATGGACATTGTTGGCCCGGAGCTTTCCGAGCCTGCTAACACTATTAGCTCATTTAAGCTAGCTGGGTTGCTGGAAAGTGCAATCCGATCATCTAATGCACAATATGACGACCGTGACATACTGGATAGATTGAGGGTCAAGATGATGCCACATGGAACTGGAGATAGGGGTTGGGATGTATTCTCTTTAGAATATGATGCTAGAGTTCCACTGAATACTGTGTTTACAGAGTCGGTTATGGCCAGGTATTTAagaattttcaactttttatggAAGCTTAGACGCGTTGAGCATGCACTTATTGGTGCTTGGAAGACAATGAAACCGAACTGTATTACTTCTAACTCTTTTATTAAGCTCCAGAGTGCAGTTAAGTTACAGTTGCTTTCAACACTAAGGCGTTGCCAAGTTCTCTGGGATGAGATGAatcattttgtttcaaatttgcAATACTATATCATGTTTGAAGTTTTGGAGGTTTCATGGtctaatttttcaaatgaaatggAAGCAGCAAAGGATCTTGATGATCTACTTGCAGCCCATGATAAGTACCTTAATTCGATTGTGGAGAAGTCTCTCCTTGGGGAACGATCCCAAAACCTTTATAAGACTCTCTTTGTTTTATTTGACCTTATCTTGCGGTTCCGAAGTCACGTGGATCGATTATATGAAGGTATTCATGAGTTGCAATCAAG AACCATGGAATCCTTGTCGCCTTCTCGGGACAAGACCAGATCTAGGAGGCTGTTAAATGATAAAACTGCGGAGCCTGGGGCATGGATCAGTGATGGTAGGAAGGCTCTAACCCAACGTGCTGGTGAATTTCTGCGAAATATGGGACAAGATCTGGATGCGATTGCTAAGGAATATTCATCATTGCTGGAAGGATTCATTTCTCAGTTGCCTGTGCAACAACATATTGATTTGAAGTTCCTCCTCTTCCGGCTTGATTTCACTGAGTTTTACTGCCAGTTGCACCCAAATATGTAA
- the LOC100233085 gene encoding SINA2p isoform X1, with protein sequence MAPGGSTYKEVLESHSTVTDYDIAMTKADTNLTPAKTTAGLSGKKGISSPNGVHELLECPVCTSLMYPPIYQCPSGHTLCSNCKSRVHNCCPTCRHELGDIRCLALEKVAESLELPCRYQSLGCHDIFPYYSKLKHEQQCRFHPYNCPYAGFECSVTGDIPTLVEHLKGDHKVDMHDGCTFNHRYVKSNPQEVENATWMLTVFNCFGKQFCLHFEAFQLGTAPVYMAFLRFMGDDNEAKKFSYSLEVGGNSRKLIWQGVPRSIRDSHRKVRDSQDGLIIQRNLALYFSGGDRQELKLRVTGRIWKESELWKDNGC encoded by the exons ATGGCTCCTGGAGGCAGCACTTACAAAGAAGTTCTTGAGTCTCACTCCACAGTGACTGACTATGACATAGCAATGACAAAAGCAGACACTAATCTTACACCTGCAAAAACTACTGCTGGCTTGAGTGGAAAAAAGGGAATCTCTTCACCCAATGGTGTCCATGAGCTACTTGAATGTCCTGTATGCACAAGTTTAATGTACCCTCCGATCTACCAG tgTCCAAGTGGCCACACCTTATGTTCAAACTGCAAGAGTAGAGTGCACAACTGTTGCCCAACTTGCCGCCATGAGCTTGGAGATATAAGGTGTTTGGCTTTGGAGAAAGTTGCAGAGTCATTAGAACTTCCCTGCAGATACCAAAGTCTAGGTTGTCATGATATCTTTCCATACTACAGCAAGCTCAAGCACGAGCAACAGTGTCGATTCCATCCATACAACTGCCCATATGCTGGGTTTGAGTGCTCTGTCACTGGGGACATCCCAACCCTTGTTGAGCATCTCAAGGGTGATCACAAGGTTGACATGCACGATGGGTGTACCTTCAACCATCGATATGTCAAATCAAATCCTCAGGAAGTTGAAAATGCCACATGGATGCTAACT GTGTTCAACTGTTTTGGGAAGCAATTCTGCTTGCATTTTGAGGCTTTCCAGCTTGGAACAGCACCAGTCTACATGGCCTTTCTGCGATTCATGGGTGATGACAATGAAGCAAAGAAGTTCAGCTACAGTTTGGAAGTCGGTGGCAACAGCCGCAAGCTAATATGGCAGGGAGTTCCAAGAAGTATCAGGGACAGTCATAGGAAAGTTCGCGACAGTCAGGATGGACTCATCATTCAAAGGAACTTGGCTCTCTACTTCTCTGGAGGTGATCGGCAAGAGCTGAAGCTGAGGGTCACCGGCCGAATTTGGAAAGAAAGTGAATTATGGAAAGACAATGGATGTTAG